A window of Blastomonas sp. SL216 contains these coding sequences:
- a CDS encoding ArsC family reductase has translation MTAITIYGIPNCDTMKKARIWLEGQGLAYDFHDYKKVGISAEKLDAWADAVGWEVLLNKAGTTFRKLPDADKADITRDKAIALMVEQPSLIKRPVLEHSGGVLVGFKPDVYAASLG, from the coding sequence ATGACCGCGATCACCATTTATGGCATCCCCAACTGCGACACGATGAAAAAGGCGCGCATCTGGCTTGAGGGTCAGGGCTTGGCCTATGACTTCCATGACTACAAGAAGGTCGGGATCAGCGCCGAGAAGCTGGATGCCTGGGCCGATGCCGTTGGCTGGGAGGTGCTGCTCAACAAGGCGGGGACCACGTTCCGCAAGCTGCCCGATGCCGACAAGGCCGACATCACCCGCGACAAGGCTATCGCGCTGATGGTGGAGCAGCCTTCGCTCATCAAGCGACCGGTGCTGGAGCATTCCGGCGGCGTGCTGGTCGGGTTCAAGCCCGACGTCTATGCGGCTTCGCTGGGCTGA
- a CDS encoding DUF427 domain-containing protein, whose amino-acid sequence MPKAIWNGTVIAESDDTVVVERNHYFPREHVRADLLKPSDTTSFCPWKGMASYYSLEVDGQVNKDAVWYYPEPKSAAKEITDRLAFWKGVEVVA is encoded by the coding sequence ATGCCTAAGGCCATCTGGAACGGCACCGTCATTGCCGAGAGCGACGATACCGTCGTCGTCGAGCGCAACCATTATTTCCCGCGTGAGCATGTGCGCGCCGATCTGCTCAAGCCCAGCGACACCACCAGCTTCTGCCCGTGGAAGGGTATGGCGAGCTATTATTCGCTCGAGGTCGACGGGCAGGTCAACAAGGATGCGGTCTGGTACTATCCCGAGCCCAAGTCTGCGGCCAAGGAGATCACCGATCGGCTGGCCTTCTGGAAGGGTGTCGAGGTCGTCGCGTGA
- a CDS encoding glycerophosphodiester phosphodiesterase → MILTSLVLAMAAPGPIIIAHRGASGERPEHTIGAYALAIDQGADFIEPDLVSTSDGVLVARHENEISETTDVASRPEFADRKTTKVIDGESLTGWFTEDFTLAELKTLRARERLPQLRTANTAYDGTWDIPTLDEIITLVQRREKETGRRIGLYPETKHPGHFRKLGLPLEEPLVATLAKAGYDGAADPVFIQSFEVDNLKRLNGMTELPLIQLMAASYGPPDQPGVTYAAMSTPDGLAEIARYADGVGLEKAMVIPRSADGKLAAPTGIVAGAHAAGLKVHVWTFRRENYFLPAEFKTGESPVAPGNVGAEIRAFIATGIDGLFSDYVAAAVAAVR, encoded by the coding sequence GTGATCCTGACGTCGCTGGTGCTGGCCATGGCTGCGCCCGGTCCGATCATCATCGCGCATCGTGGTGCGAGCGGCGAGCGGCCTGAACACACGATCGGCGCCTATGCGCTGGCGATCGACCAGGGCGCGGACTTTATCGAGCCCGATCTGGTCAGCACCAGCGACGGCGTGCTGGTCGCGCGGCACGAGAACGAGATATCGGAAACCACCGATGTTGCTAGCCGTCCGGAATTTGCCGACCGCAAGACCACCAAGGTCATCGATGGGGAAAGCCTGACCGGCTGGTTCACCGAGGATTTTACGCTCGCCGAGCTCAAGACGCTGCGCGCGCGCGAGCGCCTGCCCCAGCTTCGCACGGCCAATACAGCCTATGACGGCACCTGGGACATACCGACGCTGGACGAGATCATCACGCTGGTGCAGCGGCGCGAGAAAGAGACCGGTCGCAGGATCGGCCTGTACCCGGAAACCAAGCATCCTGGCCATTTCCGCAAGCTTGGCCTGCCGCTGGAAGAGCCGCTGGTCGCAACGCTCGCCAAGGCCGGATATGATGGTGCGGCCGATCCGGTGTTCATCCAGAGCTTCGAGGTCGACAATCTCAAGCGGCTGAACGGCATGACCGAGCTACCGCTGATCCAGCTGATGGCGGCATCCTATGGCCCTCCGGACCAGCCTGGCGTCACCTATGCCGCGATGAGCACGCCCGACGGCCTTGCCGAAATTGCGCGTTATGCCGATGGCGTGGGTCTGGAAAAGGCGATGGTCATCCCGCGCAGCGCCGATGGAAAGCTGGCCGCGCCGACTGGCATCGTCGCCGGTGCCCATGCTGCCGGGCTGAAGGTGCATGTCTGGACCTTCCGGCGCGAAAACTACTTTCTCCCGGCCGAGTTCAAGACCGGCGAGAGCCCCGTCGCGCCGGGCAATGTGGGTGCGGAAATCAGGGCGTTCATCGCCACGGGGATAGACGGGCTGTTCTCGGACTATGTTGCCGCGGCGGTAGCGGCGGTTCGCTGA
- a CDS encoding endonuclease/exonuclease/phosphatase family protein — protein MLRILIFALAAFAATGTALSMVSSYRWYIRMWDFPRLGLMVMGLIALVLAIPALSGWARALVVASMLVVVGWQGYRIHPYTPLARPEVAKAVINKENCVSAFSLNVLQTNRDYRRTIDLIDREDPDIILLLETDKQWEAALKPVIDRYPHRQSAPLDNLYGLIFLSRLPVEDSEITWLIDTETPSVFATISTGAGAKFRYIGLHPRPPQPGENTEKRDAEIAIAARHAKLTDLPVLAMGDFNDVAWSRTSQMFKRIGGYLDPRIGRGLYATFPANLPGLRWPLDHLFMSPDFTLVDMKVLENVGSDHLPVSATVCLAPRAAKVLNDEPEKPDLADHKDMRQAIRDGKQAAIEEGTASGGSAPKP, from the coding sequence ATGCTGCGAATCCTGATTTTCGCGCTGGCGGCCTTTGCGGCCACCGGCACTGCGCTCAGCATGGTGAGCAGCTATCGCTGGTACATCCGGATGTGGGATTTCCCGCGCCTGGGGTTGATGGTGATGGGACTGATCGCGTTGGTGCTGGCGATTCCGGCTTTGTCCGGCTGGGCGCGCGCGCTGGTGGTCGCCAGCATGCTGGTGGTGGTCGGATGGCAGGGTTATCGCATCCACCCCTATACCCCGCTCGCCAGGCCCGAGGTGGCCAAGGCGGTGATCAACAAGGAGAACTGCGTCTCCGCCTTTTCACTCAACGTGCTGCAGACCAACCGCGACTATCGGCGCACGATTGATCTCATCGATCGCGAAGACCCCGATATCATCCTGCTTCTGGAAACCGACAAGCAGTGGGAAGCAGCGCTCAAGCCGGTGATCGATCGCTATCCGCATCGTCAGTCGGCGCCGCTCGACAATCTTTATGGCCTCATCTTCCTTTCGAGGCTGCCGGTCGAGGATTCGGAGATCACCTGGCTGATCGATACCGAAACGCCGTCGGTCTTCGCGACGATCTCCACCGGTGCCGGCGCGAAGTTCCGCTATATCGGCCTCCATCCGCGCCCGCCCCAGCCGGGCGAGAATACCGAAAAGCGCGATGCGGAGATCGCCATTGCCGCGCGCCATGCCAAGCTGACCGACCTGCCGGTGCTGGCCATGGGCGATTTCAACGACGTTGCCTGGTCGCGCACCTCGCAGATGTTCAAGCGGATCGGCGGCTATCTCGATCCGCGCATCGGGCGCGGGCTCTATGCAACGTTCCCGGCCAATCTGCCCGGGCTGCGCTGGCCGCTTGATCATCTGTTCATGTCGCCCGATTTCACGCTGGTCGACATGAAGGTGCTGGAAAATGTCGGATCGGATCACCTGCCGGTGTCCGCGACCGTGTGCCTTGCTCCGCGCGCTGCCAAGGTGCTGAACGACGAGCCGGAAAAGCCCGATCTTGCCGATCACAAGGACATGCGCCAGGCGATCCGCGACGGCAAGCAGGCTGCGATCGAAGAAGGCACGGCTTCGGGTGGCAGCGCGCCCAAGCCCTGA
- the panB gene encoding 3-methyl-2-oxobutanoate hydroxymethyltransferase: MSTTYTLDTSTSRANPTPAPMKRLTVPAIQRRKVDGTTAQPVVMLTAYTARMAQLLDPHCDMLLVGDSLGQVIYGLPSTVPVTLDMMAAHGAAVVRGSYHSIVVIDMPFGSYEASPEMAFASAARLLKETGAAAVKLEGGAAMAPTVKFLTERGIPVVGHVGLTPQAINILGSYAARGRSDSEADKIVSDAKALDEAGAFAIVVEGVVEPIAIAVTEAVSAIVIGIGASARCDGQVLVTEDMLGLFERTARFVKRYENLAQVIENAVQSYAGEVTERSFPSADQTYAPKD; the protein is encoded by the coding sequence ATGTCCACGACCTATACGCTCGACACGTCGACCAGCCGCGCCAACCCCACCCCCGCGCCGATGAAGCGCCTGACCGTGCCTGCGATCCAGCGGCGCAAGGTCGATGGCACGACGGCGCAGCCGGTGGTGATGCTGACGGCCTATACGGCGCGGATGGCGCAATTGCTCGATCCGCATTGCGACATGCTGCTGGTTGGCGATTCGCTGGGCCAGGTGATCTATGGCCTGCCCAGCACCGTGCCGGTGACGCTCGACATGATGGCCGCGCACGGCGCTGCAGTGGTGCGCGGCAGCTATCACAGCATCGTCGTGATCGATATGCCATTCGGCAGCTATGAAGCCTCGCCCGAAATGGCCTTTGCCAGCGCAGCACGACTGCTCAAGGAAACCGGCGCGGCGGCGGTCAAGCTGGAAGGCGGAGCGGCGATGGCCCCCACGGTGAAGTTTCTCACCGAACGCGGGATTCCCGTGGTCGGCCATGTCGGCCTGACCCCGCAGGCGATCAACATCCTGGGCAGCTATGCCGCGCGCGGCCGGTCCGACAGCGAAGCCGACAAGATCGTCAGCGATGCCAAGGCGCTGGACGAGGCGGGCGCGTTCGCCATCGTCGTCGAAGGCGTGGTCGAGCCGATCGCGATCGCGGTGACCGAGGCGGTGTCCGCCATCGTCATCGGCATCGGCGCCTCTGCCCGCTGCGATGGCCAGGTGCTGGTCACCGAGGACATGCTGGGCCTGTTCGAGCGCACCGCGCGGTTCGTCAAGCGCTACGAGAATCTGGCGCAAGTGATCGAGAATGCAGTCCAGAGCTATGCCGGGGAAGTGACCGAGCGCAGCTTCCCCAGCGCCGACCAGACCTACGCGCCCAAGGACTGA
- a CDS encoding alpha/beta fold hydrolase, with the protein MQLSQGDVILKDFRFGTGEVLPELRMHYATLGTPQRDRQGRVTNAVMVLHGTGGTGLQFLQPQFAQELFGPGQPLDIRKYYIILPDNIGHGKSSKPSDGLKMRFPAYDYTDMVRAQRQMLTEGLEVDRLRLVMGTSMGCMHGFVWGQVDPGFVQAMMPMACLPMPIAGHNRMWRKAAIEGIKSDPAWNGGNYASPPIMGLRVAASLLQVAGFAPLYLQKAYPTREAADAYITQRIEAAIKGIDANDTIYQIESSRNYDPSKTVEKMTMPVTWINSSDDFINPWDYGVAEDFGKRLPDGKYVLTRATDETRGHSNHTWARFWKGELVALLARSEK; encoded by the coding sequence ATGCAGCTCAGCCAGGGCGATGTCATCCTCAAGGATTTCCGCTTCGGCACCGGTGAAGTGCTGCCCGAACTGCGCATGCATTATGCCACGCTGGGCACGCCGCAGCGCGACAGGCAGGGCCGTGTCACCAATGCGGTGATGGTGCTGCACGGCACGGGCGGCACCGGGCTGCAGTTCCTTCAGCCCCAGTTCGCGCAGGAGCTGTTCGGCCCCGGCCAGCCGCTCGATATCCGCAAATATTACATCATCCTTCCCGACAATATCGGCCATGGCAAATCTTCCAAGCCGTCCGACGGCCTGAAGATGCGCTTTCCGGCCTATGACTATACCGACATGGTCCGCGCGCAGCGGCAGATGCTGACGGAAGGGCTGGAGGTCGACCGGCTGCGGCTGGTCATGGGCACCTCGATGGGCTGCATGCACGGCTTTGTCTGGGGCCAGGTCGATCCCGGTTTTGTCCAGGCGATGATGCCGATGGCCTGCCTGCCGATGCCGATCGCAGGCCACAACCGGATGTGGCGCAAGGCGGCGATCGAGGGGATCAAGTCCGATCCCGCCTGGAACGGGGGCAATTATGCGAGCCCGCCGATCATGGGGCTGCGCGTCGCGGCCAGCCTGTTGCAGGTCGCAGGCTTCGCACCGCTGTATCTGCAAAAGGCCTATCCGACGCGCGAGGCCGCCGATGCCTATATCACCCAGCGTATCGAGGCGGCGATCAAGGGCATCGATGCCAATGACACGATCTACCAGATCGAATCATCGCGCAATTACGACCCTTCGAAGACCGTCGAGAAGATGACAATGCCGGTCACCTGGATCAATTCGTCGGACGATTTCATCAATCCCTGGGACTATGGCGTCGCAGAGGATTTCGGCAAGCGGCTGCCCGATGGCAAATATGTGCTGACCAGGGCGACCGACGAAACGCGCGGGCACAGCAACCACACTTGGGCGCGCTTCTGGAAGGGCGAACTGGTCGCCTTGCTCGCGCGCAGCGAGAAATGA
- a CDS encoding GGDEF domain-containing protein has translation MNPFKKIMTCVIFGVVVTLAGFEAMVHTLHEDVEWPFWAFAVISPAAVTASVSFVLVRQVEANRELAAELIAVQADLLIKANRDELTGIMNRAAFYREAAAYDDEAPACVLLADIDHFKAINDEHGHAAGDDALRLVASTLRAALRPDDLLGRVGGEEFAILLTGLPFALGMTIAERARGAVDALDLKSADGDAIALSISVGVAPYRAGWSLDNALAQADAAMYGAKRGGRNRVQAAA, from the coding sequence ATGAACCCGTTCAAGAAGATCATGACCTGTGTCATCTTTGGAGTTGTCGTGACTTTGGCCGGGTTCGAGGCGATGGTCCACACGCTGCACGAGGATGTCGAATGGCCTTTCTGGGCTTTTGCCGTCATTTCTCCGGCAGCCGTGACCGCCTCCGTCAGTTTCGTGCTGGTCCGCCAGGTCGAGGCCAACCGCGAGCTGGCCGCCGAGCTGATCGCGGTGCAGGCCGACCTGCTGATCAAGGCAAACCGGGACGAGCTGACCGGGATCATGAACCGCGCCGCCTTTTATCGCGAAGCGGCAGCCTATGACGACGAGGCCCCGGCGTGCGTGCTGCTGGCCGATATCGATCATTTCAAGGCGATCAATGACGAGCATGGCCATGCGGCAGGCGACGATGCGCTGCGGCTGGTGGCATCAACGCTGCGTGCGGCGCTGCGGCCCGACGATCTTCTGGGCCGGGTCGGCGGCGAGGAATTCGCGATACTGCTCACCGGGCTACCCTTTGCCCTGGGCATGACAATCGCCGAGCGCGCGCGCGGGGCAGTCGATGCGCTCGATCTCAAATCGGCCGATGGCGATGCCATCGCGCTGTCGATTTCGGTCGGGGTCGCGCCCTATCGCGCGGGATGGTCGCTGGACAATGCGCTCGCTCAGGCGGATGCGGCGATGTACGGGGCCAAGCGCGGCGGCCGCAACCGGGTTCAGGCGGCGGCATAG
- a CDS encoding GGDEF domain-containing protein: MQPWLKVLIVVIFSVVATLLAMEALVLATGESIEAIYWAFAVLCPASIAAPVSYVLVRQAEVNKRLNQELLIVQRELLTQADRDHLTGVLNRAAFYRLASTYGEDAPASVLLADIDHFKAINDRYGHAAGDQALRLVANTLQAALRPDDLLGRVGGEEFAILLSGMPQALALAIAERARGAIAALSMRAADGSPIALSISIGVAGLSAGAPLDAVLAQADAAMYAAKRNGRNRVMVSD, translated from the coding sequence ATGCAGCCCTGGCTCAAGGTCCTGATCGTTGTCATTTTCAGTGTCGTCGCCACGCTTCTGGCGATGGAGGCGCTTGTCCTGGCGACCGGTGAATCGATCGAGGCGATCTATTGGGCCTTTGCCGTGCTGTGCCCTGCGTCCATAGCCGCACCGGTCAGCTATGTTCTGGTGCGTCAGGCAGAGGTGAACAAGCGGCTCAACCAGGAACTGCTCATCGTGCAGCGGGAACTGCTGACCCAGGCCGATCGCGACCATCTGACCGGCGTGCTCAACCGCGCCGCATTCTACCGGCTGGCGTCGACCTATGGCGAGGATGCGCCGGCCAGCGTGCTTCTGGCGGATATCGACCATTTCAAGGCGATCAACGACCGATATGGCCATGCTGCAGGCGATCAGGCGCTGCGTCTGGTGGCCAATACGCTGCAGGCGGCGCTGCGTCCCGACGATCTGCTGGGCCGGGTTGGCGGAGAAGAGTTTGCCATCCTGCTGTCGGGCATGCCCCAGGCGCTGGCGCTTGCCATAGCAGAGCGGGCGCGCGGTGCGATCGCAGCCCTGTCGATGCGCGCGGCGGATGGCTCGCCGATTGCTCTGTCGATTTCGATTGGCGTGGCGGGCCTTTCTGCAGGCGCGCCGCTGGACGCAGTACTGGCTCAGGCGGACGCGGCCATGTACGCGGCCAAGCGCAATGGCCGCAATCGTGTCATGGTTTCCGATTGA
- a CDS encoding GGDEF domain-containing protein, translating into MKMTDVQGSPGGIPPQADMVSSHEQLALLCADLKQQNAKLSARVRELEDEICRDTLTPLFNRRYFEQAVASAIAHCQRYQSRAALVFVDVDDLKVINDTFGHAAGDEALRCVAHVLLDNVRSTDVVARIGGDEFALILGAISEGDVEIKVAQLTAGIAACRIGFGEAVTSLSATFGHAFIHPDDEAGHVLARADSHMYRSKRSRGSAR; encoded by the coding sequence ATGAAGATGACCGATGTTCAGGGCAGCCCGGGTGGGATACCACCTCAGGCAGACATGGTGTCGAGCCATGAACAGCTTGCCTTGCTCTGCGCGGACCTGAAGCAGCAGAACGCGAAGCTGAGCGCGCGGGTGCGCGAACTCGAGGACGAGATCTGCCGCGATACGCTGACCCCGCTGTTCAACCGGCGCTATTTCGAGCAGGCCGTGGCTAGCGCGATCGCGCACTGCCAGCGTTATCAGAGCCGGGCCGCGCTGGTCTTCGTCGATGTCGATGATCTGAAGGTCATCAATGACACCTTTGGCCATGCCGCCGGCGATGAGGCGTTGCGCTGCGTGGCGCATGTGCTGCTGGACAATGTCCGCTCGACCGATGTGGTGGCGCGGATCGGCGGCGATGAATTCGCGCTGATCCTGGGCGCGATCAGCGAGGGCGATGTCGAGATCAAGGTCGCTCAGCTCACCGCCGGGATCGCCGCCTGCCGGATCGGCTTTGGCGAGGCGGTAACAAGTCTCTCGGCAACCTTCGGCCATGCCTTCATCCATCCGGATGACGAGGCAGGCCATGTGCTGGCCCGCGCAGACAGCCATATGTACCGGTCCAAGCGCTCGCGCGGTTCGGCCCGCTAA
- the purE gene encoding 5-(carboxyamino)imidazole ribonucleotide mutase, with protein sequence MGSQSDWETMSGAAQVLDDLGVAHDCRIVSAHRTPDRLVAFAKGAVDAGFQVIIAGAGGAAHLPGMVASMTRLPVLGVPVQSKALSGLDSLLSIVQMPGGIPVGTLAIGPAGAKNAGLLAASILALNDPGLAERLDVWRAAQSDSVGERPA encoded by the coding sequence ATGGGCAGCCAGTCGGACTGGGAAACCATGTCGGGCGCAGCCCAGGTGCTGGACGACCTTGGCGTGGCGCATGATTGCCGCATCGTCTCTGCGCACCGCACGCCCGATCGGCTGGTGGCCTTTGCCAAAGGCGCGGTGGATGCGGGCTTTCAGGTGATCATTGCCGGCGCAGGCGGCGCGGCGCACCTGCCCGGCATGGTCGCCAGCATGACACGGCTGCCGGTGCTGGGCGTGCCGGTGCAGAGCAAGGCGCTGAGCGGCCTCGACAGCCTGTTGTCGATTGTCCAGATGCCCGGCGGCATTCCGGTGGGGACCCTGGCGATTGGACCGGCGGGAGCCAAGAATGCAGGCCTGCTCGCTGCCTCTATCCTGGCGCTGAACGATCCCGGGCTGGCCGAGCGGCTCGATGTCTGGCGCGCGGCGCAAAGCGATTCGGTGGGTGAACGCCCGGCATGA
- a CDS encoding 5-(carboxyamino)imidazole ribonucleotide synthase: MSDVIPPGSTIGIMGGGQLGRMLSLAAAQLGYRCHVFAPEATSPCGEVSAEATSADYADDAALTAFAKACDVVTYEFENVPVAPLDSIAGLVPLRPSPRALEVAQSRIDEKRFVAELGGRTAPFGFAETEAQVAAAIEVSGTPAIIKSNRMGYDGKGQARVMPGDDPVARWHEAGGVPAIIEGFVTFDAEFSVILARSPQGDIRFWDSAENVHVAGILDVSTVPASAAIQAQLPAARELAARVAEKLDYIGVLTLEFFATSEGPVFNEMAPRVHNSGHWTIEGAFTSQFENHIRAICGLPLGETALACHAAEMRNLIGEAAHGWPELLADPANHLHLYGKHRALPGRKMGHVTRITLEPAGLPS, from the coding sequence ATGAGCGACGTGATCCCCCCCGGCAGTACCATCGGCATCATGGGCGGCGGCCAGCTGGGCCGCATGCTGAGCCTTGCCGCAGCGCAACTGGGCTATCGCTGCCATGTCTTCGCGCCAGAGGCGACCAGCCCGTGCGGCGAGGTGTCGGCCGAGGCGACCAGCGCCGATTATGCGGACGATGCCGCGCTCACCGCCTTTGCCAAGGCGTGCGACGTGGTCACCTATGAGTTCGAGAATGTGCCGGTGGCGCCGCTCGACAGCATCGCCGGGCTCGTGCCGCTGCGCCCCTCCCCCCGCGCGCTGGAAGTCGCGCAGAGCCGTATCGACGAAAAGCGCTTTGTCGCCGAGTTGGGCGGACGCACCGCGCCGTTCGGCTTTGCCGAGACCGAGGCGCAGGTCGCCGCGGCCATCGAGGTTTCGGGCACGCCCGCGATCATCAAGTCGAACCGCATGGGCTATGACGGCAAGGGCCAGGCCCGCGTGATGCCGGGCGATGACCCGGTCGCGCGCTGGCACGAGGCTGGCGGCGTGCCGGCGATCATCGAAGGGTTCGTGACCTTCGACGCCGAGTTTTCGGTGATCCTCGCGCGTTCGCCGCAGGGCGACATCCGGTTCTGGGACAGCGCCGAAAACGTTCATGTCGCAGGCATACTCGACGTCTCCACCGTGCCGGCCAGCGCCGCCATCCAGGCACAGCTGCCCGCCGCGCGCGAACTTGCCGCCAGGGTTGCGGAAAAGCTCGATTATATCGGCGTGCTGACGCTGGAATTCTTTGCCACCAGCGAAGGACCGGTGTTCAACGAAATGGCCCCGCGCGTGCACAATAGCGGGCATTGGACCATCGAAGGCGCGTTCACCAGCCAGTTCGAAAACCATATCCGCGCCATCTGCGGCCTGCCGCTGGGCGAGACCGCGCTGGCCTGCCACGCAGCCGAGATGCGCAACCTGATCGGCGAGGCGGCGCATGGCTGGCCGGAGCTGCTCGCCGATCCCGCCAACCATCTGCACCTTTATGGCAAGCATCGCGCGCTGCCGGGGCGCAAGATGGGGCATGTCACGCGTATTACGCTGGAACCTGCGGGGCTCCCCTCATGA
- a CDS encoding dihydrofolate reductase produces the protein MNHPEIFLVLARARNGVIGANGTLPWHLPQDLRHFKALTQARPMIMGRKTFDSLPGLLPGRRHIVLTRSTEWGEEGAEVVHSIDQAIATANAPHVAVIGGAEIFTLFLPRADRIELTEVHGDFDGDTVLPPFDPAVWQESTRTDHAADPDHRDRPAFSFVTLVRR, from the coding sequence ATGAACCATCCCGAAATCTTTCTGGTCCTGGCCCGGGCGCGCAATGGCGTGATTGGTGCAAACGGCACCCTGCCCTGGCACCTGCCGCAGGACCTGCGCCACTTCAAGGCGCTGACCCAGGCAAGGCCGATGATCATGGGCCGCAAGACCTTCGACAGCCTGCCCGGCCTGCTGCCCGGACGCCGCCATATCGTGCTCACCCGCAGTACCGAATGGGGCGAGGAAGGCGCAGAGGTGGTGCACAGCATCGACCAGGCCATCGCCACCGCCAATGCGCCGCATGTCGCGGTGATCGGCGGCGCGGAGATATTCACCCTGTTCCTGCCGCGGGCCGACCGTATCGAGCTGACCGAAGTTCATGGCGATTTTGACGGCGACACCGTGCTGCCGCCGTTCGATCCTGCCGTGTGGCAGGAAAGCACGCGGACCGACCACGCGGCGGACCCCGACCATCGCGATAGGCCTGCGTTCAGCTTCGTCACGCTGGTGCGCCGGTGA
- a CDS encoding dipeptidase, with translation MIRKILLGLVLLVMAGLVFTVTVLPGLFEKQTNVVTDEPLPQVRADAAALHKTLQIADLHGDTLLWKRDLLDKASRGQIDLPRLEAGNVALQVFSSVSKTPKGQNYDSNSADTDNITLLAMAQLQPVRTWFSVHERSMWHGQRLEAAAKQSGGRLMLIRKPSDVETLLAARAAGKQVTGALYSVEGLQNLEGKAENLDRLYGVGMRMAGLVHFFDNELAGSMHGERKGGLTPFGRKMVRAMEARGIIVDIAHSSHKAVAEILSMARRPVVSSHGGVQAVCGVNRNLSDTEIRAVAATGGIIGIGYWDGAICSTDPKMIARSIKHVRDLVGIQHVALGSDFDGAVTTRFDTSQVVQVTQALIDIGFTPEDIRAVMGGNTLRILKQGIEPLPGKGL, from the coding sequence GTGATCCGCAAGATCCTGCTGGGTCTGGTCCTGCTGGTCATGGCGGGGCTGGTCTTCACCGTCACCGTGCTGCCGGGCCTGTTCGAAAAGCAGACCAATGTCGTGACCGACGAACCGCTGCCACAGGTCCGCGCCGATGCCGCCGCGCTGCACAAGACGCTGCAGATTGCCGACCTGCACGGCGACACGCTGCTGTGGAAGCGCGACCTGCTCGACAAGGCGAGCCGCGGCCAGATCGACCTGCCTAGGCTGGAGGCCGGCAATGTCGCGCTGCAGGTCTTCTCGTCGGTATCCAAGACGCCCAAGGGCCAGAATTACGACAGCAATTCGGCCGACACCGACAATATCACGCTGCTGGCGATGGCGCAGCTGCAGCCGGTCCGCACATGGTTTTCGGTGCACGAACGCTCGATGTGGCACGGCCAGCGGCTCGAAGCGGCGGCGAAGCAGTCCGGCGGTCGCCTGATGCTCATCCGCAAGCCATCCGATGTCGAGACGCTGCTCGCCGCGCGCGCTGCCGGCAAACAGGTCACCGGCGCGCTTTATTCGGTCGAGGGGCTGCAGAATCTGGAGGGCAAGGCCGAGAATCTCGACCGGCTCTATGGTGTCGGCATGCGCATGGCAGGCCTGGTGCATTTCTTCGACAACGAGCTCGCAGGCTCGATGCATGGCGAGCGCAAGGGCGGGCTGACCCCGTTCGGCCGCAAGATGGTGCGCGCGATGGAGGCCAGGGGCATCATCGTTGATATCGCGCATTCCAGCCACAAGGCCGTCGCCGAAATTCTCAGCATGGCGCGGCGCCCGGTCGTGTCCAGCCATGGCGGGGTGCAGGCGGTGTGCGGGGTCAACCGCAACCTGAGCGATACCGAAATCCGCGCCGTCGCGGCTACCGGCGGCATCATCGGCATCGGTTATTGGGATGGCGCGATCTGCTCGACCGATCCGAAGATGATCGCCAGATCGATCAAGCATGTCCGCGATCTGGTCGGCATCCAGCATGTCGCGCTGGGCAGCGATTTCGATGGCGCGGTGACGACACGCTTCGACACCAGCCAGGTCGTGCAGGTGACGCAGGCGCTGATCGATATCGGCTTCACGCCCGAAGACATTCGCGCGGTCATGGGCGGCAACACGCTGCGTATCCTGAAACAGGGCATTGAACCCCTGCCCGGCAAGGGCCTATAG